A genomic stretch from Schistosoma haematobium chromosome 2, whole genome shotgun sequence includes:
- a CDS encoding eukaryotic translation initiation factor 4E, producing the protein MSDNQGSRFKHLFQKNEISDENKLPNKPASLDNINEQLLKLLKGPCGNSASHLSPEKNSVENKLRSILLGHGPVNPPNVGPVKESKPAVLTVEEIEAQLKLPQGDSTDINESIDPIVDPLTHYSDPFIDDQAIKSRGIPIGSSKNCGLFSQSGTTSNLVPILQSLMIRKQQNSVYSQSTNPQDSHSHFGLVSNFMGDATSAGPCISRLQNPGVPLDVPCDVDLPSHGPLRQIWNGTRDVASHTSPQLHPLGNNSSFTESKFRFVS; encoded by the exons ATGTCCGATAATCAGGGAAGCCGTTTCAAACACCTGTTTCAAAAGAATGAGATATCAGATGAAAACAAGCTTccgaacaaaccagcttctttAGACAATATCAACGAACAGTTACTTAAGTTGCTGAAAGGTCCATGCGGAAATTCTGCCAGTCATCTCAGTCCTGAAAAGAACAGTG TTGAAAATAAGCTTCGCTCTATTCTACTTGGACATGGCCCTGTTAATCCCCCGAATGTTGGGCCGGTCAAAG AATCAAAACCAGCAGTACTAACTGTTGAAGAAATTGAAGCTCAGCTTAAATTACCTCAAGGAGATTCAACTGATATAAACGAGTCAATCGATCCAATCGTTGATCCTCTTACTCATTATTCGGATCCTTTCATAGATGATCAAGCCATTAAATCTCGTGGCATACCTATTGGCTCATCAAAAAACTGTGGCTTGTTTTCTCAGTCAGGAACGACTTCCAATCTGGTGCCTATTTTGCAATCACTGATGATCAGGAAACAGCAAAACTCCGTCTACTCTCAGTCTACAAATCCGCAGGATTCACACTCACATTTTGGACTGGTCTCAAATTTTATG gGAGATGCCACGTCTGCAGGTCCATGTATTAGTCGATTGCAAAACCCAGGTGTCCCCCTTGACGTACCTTGTGATGTCGATCTACCTTCGCATG GTCCCCTTCGTCAAATTTGGAATGGCACGAGGGATGTTGCTTCTCACACAAGCCCACAACTGCACCCCTTAGGTAATAACAGCAGTTTTACTGAATCTAAGTTTAGGTTTGTATCCTGA
- the C1D gene encoding DNA-binding protein c1d (EggNog:ENOG410VHUU~COG:L~BUSCO:EOG091G0YK9), giving the protein MVDSSIFDEIPEEISAQLVSFSEATDDIEQLVKKISNFSNDSNTEVSDLDTIKTDLSLCYAFNALFFMYLRCNGVETQSHPIMQELDRVMNALKRCRSLVEREGSARLKLDKEATTRFVKHALWKSAHTKTKKRRMDSSS; this is encoded by the exons atggTTGACAGCAGTATTTTTGATGAAATACCTGAAGAAATAAGCGCTCAGTTAGTTTCTTTTTCAGAAGCTACTGATGATATTGAACAGCTTGTAAAAAAAATTAGCAACTTTTCGAATGATTCTAATACTGAG GTCAGTGATTTGGATACCATCAAAACTGATCTGTCTTTATGCTACGCCTTTAATGCTTTGTTTTTCA TGTATCTTAGGTGCAATGGTGTAGAAACTCAAAGCCATCCTATTATGCAGGAATTG GATCGTGTAATGAATGCGTTGAAAAGGTGTAGATCGTTAGTCGAAAGAGAAGGCTCTGCACGTTTGAAATTGGACAAAGAAGCTACAACAAGATTTGTAAAACATGCCTTATGGAAATCTGCTCATACTAAAACTAAGAAACGTCGCATGGATTCATCTAGTTAG
- a CDS encoding eukaryotic translation initiation factor 4E, variant 2 (EggNog:ENOG4104IDH~COG:J), which produces MRSTRGRPRPNSFSKTQGGEKTRDASNIVLGPQKRSWNTGCHVSQQPQGRETSDANNSTRWPKFSSENRSYDKQHCKTTSDYKREYRSNDIRGSGRGRDRGLGKHAESAPFVKNHSREDRYSHDRRISCSHSDDEPEWFAEGPTTVNETIELGGILEETVECGSLRKCVGVENDISQVDDSILTNSSISNRNVFDDKALEDDSNAFPEQPSKSTTSVTDQVMSDNQGSRFKHLFQKNEISDENKLPNKPASLDNINEQLLKLLKGPCGNSASHLSPEKNSVENKLRSILLGHGPVNPPNVGPVKESKPAVLTVEEIEAQLKLPQGDSTDINESIDPIVDPLTHYSDPFIDDQAIKSRGIPIGSSKNCGLFSQSGTTSNLVPILQSLMIRKQQNSVYSQSTNPQDSHSHFGLVSNFMGDATSAGPCISRLQNPGVPLDVPCDVDLPSHGPLRQIWNGTRDVASHTSPQLHPLGLYPDASRCQTIKTPDSGLPGRPIVKAQQNIFADYNSNKQAPNSTFNNNQSHLSVNPSVHQDSSHRLLDMNVKQFYLGSIEPSNLNNSHGSLPCSKQNYGNLLPFQSSSPSLASSINWNKNSSAQHQTKVNESLTSNGSLTLLSQLVEWEKSKQPLRSNPSFNPTKAKTLEEIEQAESSRANIFF; this is translated from the exons ATGCGTTCAACTCGCGGAAGGCCTAGACCCAATTCTTTTTCTAAAACTCAGGGAGGTG AGAAGACTCGAGATGCTTCCAACATAGTCCTCGGTCCTCAAAAACGTTCGTGGAACACTGGTTGTCATGTCTCTCAACAGCCTCAAGGTCGTGAAACGTCAGATGCAAACAATTCTACTCGTTGGCCTAAATTTAGCTCAGAAAACCGATCCTACGACAAGCAGCATTGTAAAACGACTAGTGACTACAAAAGAGAGTATCGGTCCAACGATATTCGTGGCTCCGGTCGAGGTCGTGATCGCGGGCTGGGAAAACATGCTGAAAGTGCTCCGTTTGTTAAAAACCACAGCAGAGAAGACCGTTACAGTCATGACCGTCGAATTTCTTGTTCGCACAGCGATGATGAACCTGAGTGGTTTGCAGAAGGTCCTACCACGGTTAACGAAACGATTGAACTTGGAGGAATTTTAGAAGAAACCGTGGAATGTGGCTCACTCAGAAAGTGCGTAGGAGTGGAAAATGATATTTCGCAAGTTGATGATAGTATATTGACAAATTCGAGCATTAGTAATAGAAACGTCTTTGATGACAAAGCCTTGGAAGACGACAGCAATGCATTCCCTGAACAACCAAGCAAATCCACAACGAGTGTCACGGATCAGGTGATGTCCGATAATCAGGGAAGCCGTTTCAAACACCTGTTTCAAAAGAATGAGATATCAGATGAAAACAAGCTTccgaacaaaccagcttctttAGACAATATCAACGAACAGTTACTTAAGTTGCTGAAAGGTCCATGCGGAAATTCTGCCAGTCATCTCAGTCCTGAAAAGAACAGTG TTGAAAATAAGCTTCGCTCTATTCTACTTGGACATGGCCCTGTTAATCCCCCGAATGTTGGGCCGGTCAAAG AATCAAAACCAGCAGTACTAACTGTTGAAGAAATTGAAGCTCAGCTTAAATTACCTCAAGGAGATTCAACTGATATAAACGAGTCAATCGATCCAATCGTTGATCCTCTTACTCATTATTCGGATCCTTTCATAGATGATCAAGCCATTAAATCTCGTGGCATACCTATTGGCTCATCAAAAAACTGTGGCTTGTTTTCTCAGTCAGGAACGACTTCCAATCTGGTGCCTATTTTGCAATCACTGATGATCAGGAAACAGCAAAACTCCGTCTACTCTCAGTCTACAAATCCGCAGGATTCACACTCACATTTTGGACTGGTCTCAAATTTTATG gGAGATGCCACGTCTGCAGGTCCATGTATTAGTCGATTGCAAAACCCAGGTGTCCCCCTTGACGTACCTTGTGATGTCGATCTACCTTCGCATG GTCCCCTTCGTCAAATTTGGAATGGCACGAGGGATGTTGCTTCTCACACAAGCCCACAACTGCACCCCTTAG GTTTGTATCCTGATGCATCTAGATGTCAAACTATTAAAACTCCGGACTCAGGATTACCTGGAAGACCTATAGTTAAGGCCCAACAAAATATTTTCGCTGATTACAACTCAAATAAACAGGCACCAAACTCTACTTTCAATAATAACCAAAGCCATTTGTCTGTCAATCCATCAGTTCACCAAG ACTCTAGCCATCGTCTGCTTGATATGAATGTGAAGCAGTTCTACCTTGGCAGTATTGAGCCCTCAAATCTAAATAATTCTCATGGATCTTTACCGTGTTCAAAACAAAACTATGGAAATTTATTGCCGTTCCAAAGCTCAAGCCCATCACTAGCGTCATCTATTAATTGGAATAAGAATTCCTCTGCTCAACACCAAACTAAGGTTAATGAATCTCTAACTAGTAATGGAAGTTTGACTTTGTTATCACAACTAGTTGAGTGGGAAAAATCAAAACAACCACTTAGATCTAATCCATCCTTTAATCCAACGAAGGCGAAAACGCTAGAAGAAATAGAACAAGCAGAGTCTTCAAGAGCTAATATATTCTTTTGA
- a CDS encoding eukaryotic translation initiation factor 4E, variant 3 (EggNog:ENOG4104IDH~COG:J), producing the protein MRSTRGRPRPNSFSKTQGGEKTRDASNIVLGPQKRSWNTGCHVSQQPQGRETSDANNSTRWPKFSSENRSYDKQHCKTTSDYKREYRSNDIRGSGRGRDRGLGKHAESAPFVKNHSREDRYSHDRRISCSHSDDEPEWFAEGPTTVNETIELGGILEETVECGSLRKCVGVENDISQVDDSILTNSSISNRNVFDDKALEDDSNAFPEQPSKSTTSVTDQVMSDNQGSRFKHLFQKNEISDENKLPNKPASLDNINEQLLKLLKGPCGNSASHLSPEKNSGMVSTNPNSFSTLQVENKLRSILLGHGPVNPPNVGPVKESKPAVLTVEEIEAQLKLPQGDSTDINESIDPIVDPLTHYSDPFIDDQAIKSRGIPIGSSKNCGLFSQSGTTSNLVPILQSLMIRKQQNSVYSQSTNPQDSHSHFGLVSNFMGDATSAGPCISRLQNPGVPLDVPCDVDLPSHGIVIFLKLLFRSPSSNLEWHEGCCFSHKPTTAPLRCQTIKTPDSGLPGRPIVKAQQNIFADYNSNKQAPNSTFNNNQSHLSVNPSVHQDSSHRLLDMNVKQFYLGSIEPSNLNNSHGSLPCSKQNYGNLLPFQSSSPSLASSINWNKNSSAQHQTKVNESLTSNGSLTLLSQLVEWEKSKQPLRSNPSFNPTKAKTLEEIEQAESSRANIFF; encoded by the exons ATGCGTTCAACTCGCGGAAGGCCTAGACCCAATTCTTTTTCTAAAACTCAGGGAGGTG AGAAGACTCGAGATGCTTCCAACATAGTCCTCGGTCCTCAAAAACGTTCGTGGAACACTGGTTGTCATGTCTCTCAACAGCCTCAAGGTCGTGAAACGTCAGATGCAAACAATTCTACTCGTTGGCCTAAATTTAGCTCAGAAAACCGATCCTACGACAAGCAGCATTGTAAAACGACTAGTGACTACAAAAGAGAGTATCGGTCCAACGATATTCGTGGCTCCGGTCGAGGTCGTGATCGCGGGCTGGGAAAACATGCTGAAAGTGCTCCGTTTGTTAAAAACCACAGCAGAGAAGACCGTTACAGTCATGACCGTCGAATTTCTTGTTCGCACAGCGATGATGAACCTGAGTGGTTTGCAGAAGGTCCTACCACGGTTAACGAAACGATTGAACTTGGAGGAATTTTAGAAGAAACCGTGGAATGTGGCTCACTCAGAAAGTGCGTAGGAGTGGAAAATGATATTTCGCAAGTTGATGATAGTATATTGACAAATTCGAGCATTAGTAATAGAAACGTCTTTGATGACAAAGCCTTGGAAGACGACAGCAATGCATTCCCTGAACAACCAAGCAAATCCACAACGAGTGTCACGGATCAGGTGATGTCCGATAATCAGGGAAGCCGTTTCAAACACCTGTTTCAAAAGAATGAGATATCAGATGAAAACAAGCTTccgaacaaaccagcttctttAGACAATATCAACGAACAGTTACTTAAGTTGCTGAAAGGTCCATGCGGAAATTCTGCCAGTCATCTCAGTCCTGAAAAGAACAGTGGTATGGTATCTACAAATCCTAATTCTTTTTCAACTCTTCAAGTTGAAAATAAGCTTCGCTCTATTCTACTTGGACATGGCCCTGTTAATCCCCCGAATGTTGGGCCGGTCAAAG AATCAAAACCAGCAGTACTAACTGTTGAAGAAATTGAAGCTCAGCTTAAATTACCTCAAGGAGATTCAACTGATATAAACGAGTCAATCGATCCAATCGTTGATCCTCTTACTCATTATTCGGATCCTTTCATAGATGATCAAGCCATTAAATCTCGTGGCATACCTATTGGCTCATCAAAAAACTGTGGCTTGTTTTCTCAGTCAGGAACGACTTCCAATCTGGTGCCTATTTTGCAATCACTGATGATCAGGAAACAGCAAAACTCCGTCTACTCTCAGTCTACAAATCCGCAGGATTCACACTCACATTTTGGACTGGTCTCAAATTTTATG gGAGATGCCACGTCTGCAGGTCCATGTATTAGTCGATTGCAAAACCCAGGTGTCCCCCTTGACGTACCTTGTGATGTCGATCTACCTTCGCATGGTATAGTGATTTTCCTTAAATTACTTTTTAGGTCCCCTTCGTCAAATTTGGAATGGCACGAGGGATGTTGCTTCTCACACAAGCCCACAACTGCACCCCTTAG ATGTCAAACTATTAAAACTCCGGACTCAGGATTACCTGGAAGACCTATAGTTAAGGCCCAACAAAATATTTTCGCTGATTACAACTCAAATAAACAGGCACCAAACTCTACTTTCAATAATAACCAAAGCCATTTGTCTGTCAATCCATCAGTTCACCAAG ACTCTAGCCATCGTCTGCTTGATATGAATGTGAAGCAGTTCTACCTTGGCAGTATTGAGCCCTCAAATCTAAATAATTCTCATGGATCTTTACCGTGTTCAAAACAAAACTATGGAAATTTATTGCCGTTCCAAAGCTCAAGCCCATCACTAGCGTCATCTATTAATTGGAATAAGAATTCCTCTGCTCAACACCAAACTAAGGTTAATGAATCTCTAACTAGTAATGGAAGTTTGACTTTGTTATCACAACTAGTTGAGTGGGAAAAATCAAAACAACCACTTAGATCTAATCCATCCTTTAATCCAACGAAGGCGAAAACGCTAGAAGAAATAGAACAAGCAGAGTCTTCAAGAGCTAATATATTCTTTTGA